A genomic segment from Dasypus novemcinctus isolate mDasNov1 chromosome X, mDasNov1.1.hap2, whole genome shotgun sequence encodes:
- the EMD gene encoding emerin, translated as MDDYAVLSDAELVAVLRQYNIPHGPVVGSTRKLYEKKIFEYETQRRRLSPPNSSASSFSYRFSDLDSTSADSDMYDLPKKEDALLYQSKDYNDDYYEESYLSTRTYGEPEAMAMGTSKGHREPLASLQDADTFHQQVPDDNLFSSSEEESKERECPSYARDGAYQSIAHYRPLSGMARSPLGPAYYPTSSSTSSVSTSSSSSSPPSWLARRAIRPEKQAPGAGLGQDRQVPLWGQLLLFLVFAAFLVLVYYSMQAEEGNPFWMEP; from the exons ATGGACGACTACGCGGTTCTGTCGGACGCCGAGCTGGTGGCCGTGCTGCGCCAGTACAACATCCCGCACGGGCCCGTCGTGG GCTCCACCCGCAAGCTGTACGAGAAGAAGATCTTCGAGTACGAGACCCAGCGGCGCCGCCTCTCGCCCCCGAACTCATCCGCCTCGTCGTTCTCTTACCGTTTCTCGG ACCTGGACTCGACCTCGGCCGACTCCGATATGTACGATCTGCCCAAGAAGGAGGATGCCTTGCTGTACCAGAGCAAGG ACTACAACGATGACTACTATGAGGAGAGTTACTTGAGCACCCGGACTTATGGGGAGCCCGAGGCCATGGCCATGGGCACGTCCAAAGGCCACCGGGAGCCCCTGGCCTCCCTCCAGGATGCTGACACCTTCCACCAGCAG GTGCCCGATGAcaatcttttctcttcttctgaagAGGAGAGCAAGGAGAG GGAGTGCCCCTCGTACGCCCGGGACGGCGCCTACCAGAGCATCGCCCACTACCGCCCGCTTTCCGGCATGGCCAGGAGCCCCCTGGGCCCGGCCTATTACCCCAcgtcctcctccacctcctccgtctccacctcctcctcctcctcttctcctccttCGTGGCTGGCCCGCCGGGCCATCCGGCCAGAAAAGCAGGCCCCCGGGGCCGGCCTGGGCCAGGACCGCCAGGTCCCGCTCTGGGGCCAGCTCCTCCTCTTCCTGGTGTTCGCCGCCTTCCTGGTCTTGGTTTACTATTCCATGCAGGCCGAGGAGGGCAACCCCTTCTGGATGGAGCCCTGA